The following coding sequences lie in one Rutidosis leptorrhynchoides isolate AG116_Rl617_1_P2 chromosome 6, CSIRO_AGI_Rlap_v1, whole genome shotgun sequence genomic window:
- the LOC139854017 gene encoding uncharacterized protein encodes MHPAFGEVFYLRILQCHQKGSTSFEDLMTVNNSVRSTYREACLAMGLLGDDKEWFTAMEEAAATATSVQLRMLFSHILQFCDVADPLKLWKQCWKLMSDDIPIRVASSLRISRIYINSEELEGYVLYELQILLYQYSKTVSDFGLPRIPPHLLDDLHNRLIMEEKNYDRETLLTEKSILESKLNDKQLMIYNLVISLNSTRKQELIFVYGHGGTEKTFLGKAITTAFRADGKIVLTVASSGIASLLLPAGRTAHSRFKILIDLTDESMCNIKKKAQMASLLKKTELIIWDEVPMNDRKCLETLDRMLRDIYDTPEIPFGGLTFILGGDFRQTLPVKKRCEKREILDASIVNSYLWKKFTIITLEENMRLHQPNLSTIQKGDNANFARWLLRIGDGDIGVPDEPDPHNVSWVQIPERFCIPNGEAGLSQFHDPS; translated from the coding sequence ATGCATCCTGCGTTCGGAGAAGTATTTTATCTACGGATTCTACAATGCCATCAGAAAGGTAGCACTTCATTTGAAGATTTAATGACCGTAAACAATAGCGTTCGCTCAACTTACCGGGAAGCATGTCTCGCTATGGGCCTATTaggtgatgataaagaatggtttacGGCAATGGAAGAAGCAGCTGCAACAGCAACTTCAGTGCAATTACGTATGCTGTTCTCTCACATACTTCAATTTTGCGATGTCGCAGACCCTCTAAAGCTATGGAAACAGTGCTGGAAATTAATGTCTGATGACATACCGATTAGGGTCGCGTCATCCTTACGTATCTCAAGGATATACATAAATTCAGAGGAATTAGAAGGTTACGTTCTCTATGAATTGCAGATTTTATTATATCAGTATTCTAAGACCGTCTCCGATTTTGGTCTTCCTAGAATTCCTCCCCATCTTCTAGATGATCTTCATAATCGGCTTATCATGGAAGAAAAGAATTACGACCGCGAAACGTTACTTACTGAAAAAAGCATACTTGAATCCAAATTAAACGACAAGCAACTAATGATCTACAATTTAGTCATCAGTTTGAATAGCACTCGAAAACAAGAACTAATATTCGTCTATGGTCATGGCGGAACGGAAAAAACCTTCCTCGGGAAGGCAATTACAACCGCCTTTCGAGCTGATGGAAAAATAGTGCTCACCGTGGCATCATCCGGGATTGCTTCCCTGTTACTACCTGCCGGTCGTACCGCTCATTCAAGATTCAAGATTCTCATCGATTTGACCGACGAGAGTATGTGCAATATTAAGAAAAAAGCGCAAATGGCTTCACTTCTTAAAAAAACGGAACTAATCATTTGGGATGAAGTTCCAATGAATGACCGAAAGTGTTTGGAAACCCTCGATAGGATGCTAAGGGATATCTACGATACTCCAGAAATTCCTTTTGGTGGTCTAACATTCATATTAGGTGGTGATTTCCGCCAAACTCTCCCTGTCAAAAAAAGATGCGAAAAACGTGAAATTCTTGATGCGTCTATAGTAAATTCCTATCTATGGAAGAAATTCACGATCATTACTTTGGAAGAAAATATGCGACTGCATCAGCCAAACCTTTCAACAATACAAAAAGGGGACAATGCTAATTTCGCAAGATGGTTATTACGAATCGGAGATGGCGATATCGGTGTTCCAGATGAACCAGATCCTCACAACGTTTCTTGGGTCCAAATTCCAGAAAGATTTTGTATTCCAAATGGCGAAGCCGGACTCTCgcaatttcatgacccgtcctaa